A single genomic interval of Candidatus Poribacteria bacterium harbors:
- a CDS encoding DUF350 domain-containing protein, with product MAKKIVFTTFVLVAVAIVAFVMFTHNASAQDDAAAVNAPMVDFKVLGGFIIEGVVFSIVGLIILMVGYKVFDVATPYDLNRQIAEENNTAAGIAVAGVLVSLGIIVAAAMGG from the coding sequence ATGGCTAAGAAAATTGTTTTCACCACGTTCGTTCTGGTTGCGGTAGCGATTGTTGCCTTTGTTATGTTCACACATAACGCAAGTGCCCAAGATGACGCGGCCGCAGTAAATGCTCCGATGGTAGACTTCAAAGTCTTGGGCGGTTTTATCATTGAAGGCGTTGTTTTTAGTATCGTCGGTTTGATAATTCTCATGGTAGGCTACAAAGTTTTTGATGTGGCGACACCATACGACCTAAACCGTCAGATCGCCGAAGAGAATAACACCGCTGCGGGAATCGCTGTTGCGGGGGTCCTCGTCTCACTCGGCATCATCGTTGCCGCGGCAATGGGCGGATAG
- a CDS encoding site-specific DNA-methyltransferase, whose product MRKNCIVFHESCTTALARERIAPQINLAFLDPPFNQDKAYKAWDDNLPPAEYWTWMREVCAKVYALTSDGGAIYFMQQEKNAEFVLQCLRDTGWTFQNLIVWKKKTSAVPGLKRFGKHYQVIAFATKGKTPRVFHRLRIDPPLPVGYKHARENGMFVTDVWDDIRELTSGYFAGDEALRDAAGNRLHKQQTPIQLLLRIVLSSTNPGDVVLDPFAGSGTTLIVAEQLERHAIGIELDAHNVALIENRLAEQRKSDDVSRFFKNYACTPDLETIWRETATPF is encoded by the coding sequence TTGAGAAAAAATTGCATCGTCTTCCACGAAAGTTGCACGACCGCTTTAGCGCGCGAACGCATCGCTCCGCAAATAAACTTGGCTTTTCTCGATCCGCCTTTCAATCAAGATAAGGCATACAAGGCATGGGACGACAATCTGCCGCCAGCGGAGTATTGGACGTGGATGCGCGAGGTCTGTGCAAAGGTGTATGCCTTGACTTCCGATGGTGGTGCAATTTACTTCATGCAACAAGAAAAAAACGCAGAATTTGTGTTGCAGTGTTTGCGCGATACCGGATGGACTTTTCAAAACTTGATTGTTTGGAAAAAGAAAACCTCAGCAGTACCAGGGTTGAAACGCTTCGGCAAACACTACCAAGTCATTGCGTTTGCAACGAAAGGGAAAACACCGCGTGTTTTCCACAGGCTACGCATTGATCCCCCACTGCCAGTAGGCTATAAACATGCCCGCGAAAACGGTATGTTTGTTACTGACGTGTGGGATGATATCCGTGAGTTAACCTCGGGCTACTTCGCAGGCGATGAAGCATTGCGGGATGCAGCGGGGAATCGCTTGCACAAGCAACAAACCCCTATTCAATTGCTGCTGCGGATTGTCCTTTCGTCTACAAATCCTGGTGATGTTGTCCTCGATCCGTTCGCAGGCTCCGGGACAACGCTCATCGTCGCGGAACAATTAGAGCGACACGCAATAGGAATTGAACTTGACGCACATAATGTCGCGCTCATTGAAAACAGGCTTGCCGAACAAAGAAAGTCAGATGATGTTTCTCGTTTTTTCAAGAATTACGCCTGTACCCCAGACTTGGAAACTATTTGGAGGGAAACCGCGACACCATTTTAA